Below is a genomic region from Rhinolophus sinicus isolate RSC01 linkage group LG11, ASM3656204v1, whole genome shotgun sequence.
AaaaggatggggggtgggggcctgAACTCCTGGGGCCTGAGAGAGGGTACCAGCTGGGGTCCAGATTTTCCAGAACCTAGAAGGAGTCCTGGGCCCAAGAGAGTAAATGGAGACAGATGCCTGAACTCTTGGGTCCCTGAAAGACAGAAAGGGGTAGGAAGACTTCTGGGTATAGGAGAGAGCCGGGACTCCTGGAGCCTGAAGAGGGGGGTCTGGGtacctggactcctgggtctaaGGAAGGATGGGCTGAGGGATTAAACTCCTAGCTCTTGAGAAGTCAGAAAGGGTCTTTGTACCTGGGCTCATGGGTCCCAAGAAAGGAAGAGGATGGGGACCCTAGACTCCAACGTTGGGTCTGAAGGAGGAAGCTGGGTTctgactcctgggtctgagggaggaggggataGAGCCTGGACTTCTGGAGCTCAGGGCTCCAAGTGAGCAAAGGGTGATCGAGCCCTATCTGATAAGCCTCTCCACCTGCCTACAGCTTCGCGGCTCATGCACAGCATGGACCTACGCACAATGACACAGTCACTGGTGACTCTGGCAGAGGACAATATGGCCTTCTTCTTGAGCCAAGGCCCTGGGGAGACAGCACGGCGGCTGTCGAGCGTCTTTGCGGGAGTTCGGGAGCAGGCTCTGGGGCTGGAGCCCACCCTGGGCCACCTGCTGGGCGTGGCACACCTATTTGACCTGGACGCGGAGACGCCAGCCAACGGGTATCGCAGCCTGGTGCACACGGCCCGCTGCTGCCTGGGGCACCTGCTGCACAAGTCGCGCTATGTGGCCTCCAATCGCCGCAGCATCTTCTTCCGCGCCAGCCACAACCTGGCGGAACTGGAGGCCTACCTGGCTGCCCTCACGCAGCTCCGCGCTCTGGCCTACTACGCCCAGCGCCTGCTGGCCACCAACCAGCCCGGGTCACTCTTCTTCGACGGTGATGAGGGACTCACCACCGATTTCCTGCGCGAGTACATCACTCTGCACAAGGGCTGCTTCTACGGCCGCTGCCTGGGCTTCCAGGTGAGCCCCCACCCTCTACTTCTGGGCCCAGGTAAAGGCACCAGGTAGCCCCTAACCTGGCCCAGTATTATAGTAGAATAACCACCAGGGTCATGATTCAGAACACTGCAGATACAGAAAGGAGAAACTGTCTGGGGCTCAGACAGAGCTGCACAGGGACCGCAAACATGTGTCCCCCAGGCTGAATCCACTATGTAGCAAGAAATCTTTAACTCGCATAGCTTTTAGCGCCAGGCACCCACTGCTGTCTATCCCGTACATTTAGGAGAGCTATTCACTCCTTCATGTGACCTGTCTGGCCCTGAAATCATTGGAGTTTGCGACTCCCCGTAGGAGGGTAGCCAGTATTGTTCTCAAAGGCCTATTTGTAAGAGCACACCCCGTTAGTGATCCCCACTGCAGGCCTAGGAAAGAGGGTGcaaaccccattttacagaagttcAAGAAGCTCAATtggacccaggtctgtctggGCTTTTTGACTCACCTAAAGAGCTGTAGAATCAGGATTTTCAGGCTGGGGGAAAGGCCAAGGAGTATATCCGAGTTGGTGATAGTGAAGGAAACCTAGCCGAGACCCCTATCTTCTTTGAACTGGGACCCTGACCCCTGCCCACTGCAAGCCTTCTACCCTCTGCCCCCCCAAACCACCCTCAGGGAGATACAACCCATCTCAGCACTGAGAGGGAGGCAGCCCAGAGGCCTTCAGATTCATAGGAAAAGTAGTTTGGTGACTCAGAATGGGGGGGGGCGCAGGGGGACACCAGGCTCAGAGCAGAGGCCCAATTGCCACTATCTGGGGTCAGTGCTGGGGACTGGGGGACCCACATCAGGGAACCCCAGCAGGAGTATCTGGAGCTATGTGGCCCTGTAGTCCTTCAGACCCTCTCAGGGCCGCCCCCCCACCTCAGTGTCAGCTGAGTGGCAGTCTCTCAGCCTCCAGCTCACCCCACCTTTCTGTTTCCCTGTGGGACAGCCTGTCCTCATCAACCCAGCCTGGGTGTTTCTGGGAACTTCCTCTCACCTAAGCTGAACCCACAAATATTGATCAGCCCAGCTGGGCCAGCCAGCTCCTCCCTGTGTCCCAGCTATGACCTTGGCGTCATGGGAGAGAGATCCTACAGCCCCCCGAGCCAGCATCCAGCCACAATGGCCAGGCACCCCTGTGCTCTCTGCTCTCTGGGTCCCCAGCCAGCCATGCCTGACAGCTAGTTTGAAGGCCCAGCTGCGCTGTGTTACAGGACagctctcccccccccccccccccgtaaaATGTCAGCCCCAGAAGGGCAAAGGCGTCACCTGTCTGGGTTTTGCTCAGCGCCTGCTCCAGCCCAGTGCCTAGTGAGCAGTAGGACCTAGGCCAGTATTTGCCAAATGAACAAGAACGCTGTTGGCCGTGTGCCCAGCCTGctgtggtgtgttttttaaatctgatCTTGTCTCCCCATTCTTTCCTGAGCTGTCTGGCTCCTCTCTCAGATGCTGTCTCCCCCTTTGGCTGTCTTTCTGCCTCAAAATCTCTGGCCCTGTCTCTGACCATTTCCCATCTGCCTTCCTGCTGCCCCATAACTGGTCCCCACTGCCGCCCTCGCTGACTTTCAGGAAATCCCTGTGTCATCTTACTCCCAGCTTACAACCCTCCAGTGGCTCCACCCCACATTGGGAATAAATCTAAATTCCTCAGGCCTATGTAAGCCCCCTTTGCATCTCTGAGCTCATCCCCGGTCACTCTCCCCcggctcactctgctccagccacactggcacCAGCTTTCCTTATCCACCCAAGCATAGTCCGCCTCAAAGCCTTTGCACTTTCTGTGCCCTTGGCAAGAACAGCCTCGCTCCATTCAGGTCCCTCCTCAAGTCCCCTCCTGGAAACTGTCTAAGTAGCCTGACCCCTAGTCTTCACTCTATGTCCCCTCCACCTATTGTGTTTTCAAAATTAGTTATTACTTGACATTATATGGTATatgcctagagcagtgcctggaaTACAGTAGGAATCcactaaatatttgctgaatgacagTTTCTGCCCCCCGCCCCTCTTCTGGGTGGCGCGTAACCGCTGCATCTCTCCACAGTTCACACCCGCCATCAGGCCATTCCTGCAGACCCTCTCCATCGGGCTGGTATCCTTCGGGGAGCACTACAAACGCAACGAAACCGGCCTCAGTGAGTCCTGGCCAGCCGGGCCCTGTCCATACCACCCTCCCCTCTTGTCCCTCCTCTGCAACCCTGCCCCACCGCCTGACCCACTCGGGCTCCCTGATACCCTCCCAACCCCCAGGTGTGGCCGCCAGCTCCCTCTTCACCAGCGGCCGCTTTGCGATCGATCCAGAGCTGCGTGGGGCCGAGTTTGAGCGTATCACTCAGAACCTGGACGTGCAGTTCTGGAAAGCCTTCTGGAATATCACCGAGATGGAGGTGCTGTCGGTGAGCATGAGGCCCGATGAGGGCCCCAACCTGTTacaagatggggaaactgaagcccagagaccCGTCCTAGGCGACATCAGGTCTCTTCAGGGCTCCAAGCCAAGGGATGGCACATAAGGGAAGAATTGGGGGGTCTGAAGGGAGTTGTGAGGGGGGCCCCTGTAAGCAGCCCTTCCCCAAGACCCCTTCTGTTCCCTCTCACCAGTCTCTAGCAAACATCGTATCGACCACTGTGAAGGTAAGCCGCCTGCTCAGTCTGCCGCCAGAGGCCTTTGAGATGCCGCTGATCACTGACCCCAAGCTCACAGTCACCATCTCACCCCCCTTGGCCCACACGGGCCCTGGGCCGGTCCTCGTCAGGCTCATCTCCTATGACCTGCGTGAAGGACAGGTAGGGCCCCTGCCTCAGCCAGGAGCAAGTACAGAGTGAGGGGCATGGGCCCACCCCCAGCACCCACTCCCACCCAGACGCCTCCCTTCTCCACTTCCATCCTTCATTCCCTCCTATCTCTCTGAGAACATCCCTTTGGGGGGATGGAGGGTGGCCCACGTAGGCCCCCCATCCTCACCCACTTCTTTGCctgctcctcccttccccccaggaCAGTGAGGAGCTCAGCAGCCTGGTGAAGTCTGAGGGTCCGAGGAGCTTGGACCTGCGGCATCGGCCGCAGCAAGCACCCCGTTCACCGTCCCTCATCGTTCACATCCATGGTGGTGGCTTCGTGGCCCAGACCTCCAAGTCCCATGAGCCCTACCTCAAGACCTGGGCCCAGGAGCTGGGCGTCCCCATCCTCTCCATCGACTACTCACTGGCCCCCGAGGCCCCCTTCCCCCGGGCTCTGGAGGAGTGCTTCTACGCCTACTGCTGGGCCGTGAAGCACTGCACCCTCCTCGGTGAGCCCAGACCTCACTGTTACCCACGCCCCCGCCTGCTTCAGCCCCCAGCCCTCACTGCAGGGGAGTGAGCCATCTCATGGCTCAACCCTCAGTCTTGCAtcccctgcctccccttccaTCTCCTACCACCCAGCCCTCTGCCACCTGCTCACTCCATCTCTGCCTCAGCGGTCTCTCGCTTTTGCCCCACTGCTCACCCAACCTTCTATCAACCActtcctccctcctgctcccctgCACTCcattctcccacctccctcaggGGTCTCCTCTGACCTTGGTTTCCTCTTCCTGTTGCCCCACCCCCTGACATCTGCAGCCCATTTTTCCAGCTCCTCTGACTTCCCACTTCTGACATCTTGggaggcacagagcagggtgggACTATGCCCCACGGCACAGGGCCCATGGCCCCTTGTCAGCCTGAAGCTGGCTTCCATCTCCTGGCCTAGGAcgaccctccctccctctgtgtcccctcttccccaacccccaccatccTCCTTACTGCCATCCTCCAGCCTCCCAAGCTTCCCCAAAGCTTCCTGGTCTCCAGGCCTCTCCATGTCCTAAGTCAGCCTGGTCCTCTGATCACTGTCCTCCAAATGGGTCCAAATCCCTGCCTCAGTTTACTGGTGTCTAATCTTGCAGTTGACTAACCTTGGAGTTGGggcccccacaccccacctctgAGCACCTAGCACTCCTGGCCCAGAGCTTGACTTCCCCCCTGCCAGGTGTAACCAAGCTCCCCCTCCAACCAGGCTCAACGGGCGAGCGAATATGCCTCGCGGGAGACAGCGCAGGCGGGAACCTCTGCTTCACCGTCTCCCTTCGGGCAGCAGCCTATGGGGTGCGGGTGCCAGATGGCATCATGGCAGCCTACCCGGCCACGATGCTGCAGTCCACCGCCTCTCCCTCCCGCCTTCTGAGCCTCATGGACCCCCTGCTGCCCCTCAGCGTGCTCTGCAAGTGCGTCAGTGCCTATGCTGGTAAGGCCCACCCCCCCACAGCTGGGACTGGGGGGGTAGGATGTCTGGAACCTGCAGGGATGGGCTAGAGCCCAGTCTCCTGGGGCTGAGGAGAGGAATCTAATACTCCTACTGAAGCACTCAGTTATTCTTGGGTCCCTGGGCACAGATGTCTGAAGCTGTGGGTGTTGGTCACAGAAAGAGAAGGGACCAActagcccctccccccaccacataCACTCTGCAGGTGGGGAGATAGAGGACCTCTCTGACTCCGACCAGAAGGCGCTGGGTGTGATGGGGCTGGTGCAGCGGGACACAGCTCTGCTCCTCCGGGACCTCCGCTTGAGTGCCTCCTCGTGGCTCAACTCCTTCCTGGAGCTGAGGCACAAGTCCCATCCGAAATCAGTGTCCATGGCAGGTGAGTGAGGCCTTCCAGGATGCCCAGGAGAGACAACCTGGCACACCACAAGTCCTGGGGCAGGAAAGGGGCCGTGCCCTGGGGCATTCAGAGAAGCAGAGATCAGCTTCCTGGTTCTGCCCCGTATCTATCCCTGGTCTCCATCACAAAGCCTGGATTTTCCGCCACAGTCCATATCCCGGAAGGTCAAGGACTTCTGGTCCCCCAGGTCATCTCAGTCCCAGGAACTGTAAGACTTAGCTTTCCAAACAGCCTTTCCCAGAAAGGCACCCTGGGAAATGACTCAGAAGGCCTGCCCATGTCCTGGTTTTCAGTCCCGAGAAGGCCACTGGAATCCCTTGGGCCCTCAGATGGGAGTTCAGCCCTCTAAGATTCTTTCCAGACTCTTAACAGAGGTACATAGGGATAATACCCCAACTCCAGGAGCAGACCtaggaggctggggcagggatATCAATAGACTGGATGGACCTCAGGAAGTGGAGGAGCTTCCCAACCTTGGGTGGTGGGCAGGACTCTCAGGCAGCCAAAAATCACCTCCATCCAAGGATCCATGTTTTTCCaccattttttaacattttaaagattttaaagcacAACCAACTCAACTTATTTTCTATCTCTAGCAAATCAACAGTATTTTGTGAGTAATTGGAACCACATGTTCAAAAGCAGATGCatattcagaaaattattcaGAAAGTTGTTCCAATTGGAcgtgttttaagttttttaattttaggattcTCAAATAGatgcaaataaatacacacaaaaacaaaagggatttatttgaattttaggtAACTAGACCACTGAGTACTGGGATTTCCTTGTAGGCTAACGGTGACAGATAGCCCCCTACATAAACACTAGTTTAGCTCCCTATTGTACCAGGTACTTGCTGGTTGCTGGATGACGTGGGTAAGTAATAGTCTCTGTGAGCCTTGCTTtgctcctctgtgaaatgggtacaCTAAGAGTACCTGCCTCATGAGGTTGTTGTAAGGACTGCATGCACCCATTTGTGCCAAGCACCCAGCataatacctggcacacagtaggtgctcttaGAAAATGCCAGCACCCCTGACTGGCTGTGCCCTGTGACTCTTAACCAGCAGCTCTGTTCCATTGACCCCTGGGTCAAAGAGCACTTATACAGTTATTCTCATATCTTCTATTTTGCTTTCATGGATCTATAAAGACAAGTGAAGAACAACTGGTAAATATAGAGTCCTGGTCCTAGTGGTAAGCAGGGTGGGTCTGATAAAATTAATGGCGCTAAGGCCAAGGTGGGCACACCAGGTGGGCCAGAAGCACATCTGTAACATTATTTGGGTGCTTGCTTGCCTGGTCACTCAAAGGGAAGGGATAAAACTGACGAACACAAAGGACATTTGGGGAACAGATCTATGTGGCTACAACAGGTATGGGATCCCTAGAAATCTAATATGCCCCCAAGATTCTTTTTAGCTCCCTTTCAAGCCATATGGGCCTGTTTCCTACTCCACTTTAATCCATTCACACCCTCTGTGTCAAATGGCCATAAGTTGCTGGGCCTCACGCTGGGACAGGGTGCCAGGCCtggtaataaaatattaatactgatATATTAGGACCTCCCAGGAGGTAGCCGTACCTAATCCCATATCTTAAGCCACTGAGTCCTCCACACCTCCTATGAAGTAAGAACTATTTTTACCCTCtttgtacagatgaggaagcagattCCCAGAGGTAAAATGACTTGCTCTTAACCTTCCCagtcaccacacacatacacacccctcCGTGGCCATGTGACTCCTTCCCCCTACACCTTAGAGTTGCTTCTGGGCACCTGGAGCTCCCCATCCCTCCCCAAGGAGGGTGTCTAGGGGACCACTCCAGGCCTCCACAGCCCTGCCTAGGATAGTTTCTCCTCCAGAGGACT
It encodes:
- the LIPE gene encoding hormone-sensitive lipase isoform X5; translated protein: MKPGRSTSLMREISTVVPDSKSVSRPDWELEPHQTPITQPEPGPEKTPTAQPASKAQQRPSTQQESASQQRPLPQQEPLAPNEAESQQEPRAQLKSASQQERLAPQEPAPQQSPPFAQQEAASQQGPGSGKGSGIQQEPEMGEGRIEPPLAQQEVGSTPLDQTEAGYQENPGQSEPIAQQTAPAKSQQRSLIEWEFLSKLHELSIQQQASEWKTFLEWVTDLDSESDSGCPFENDSPAMSGGTVAQGMKLAFKGKPDYEVKSECAGTSAHEKKTSSQNHRRYQDTASRLMHSMDLRTMTQSLVTLAEDNMAFFLSQGPGETARRLSSVFAGVREQALGLEPTLGHLLGVAHLFDLDAETPANGYRSLVHTARCCLGHLLHKSRYVASNRRSIFFRASHNLAELEAYLAALTQLRALAYYAQRLLATNQPGSLFFDGDEGLTTDFLREYITLHKGCFYGRCLGFQFTPAIRPFLQTLSIGLVSFGEHYKRNETGLSVAASSLFTSGRFAIDPELRGAEFERITQNLDVQFWKAFWNITEMEVLSSLANIVSTTVKVSRLLSLPPEAFEMPLITDPKLTVTISPPLAHTGPGPVLVRLISYDLREGQDSEELSSLVKSEGPRSLDLRHRPQQAPRSPSLIVHIHGGGFVAQTSKSHEPYLKTWAQELGVPILSIDYSLAPEAPFPRALEECFYAYCWAVKHCTLLGSTGERICLAGDSAGGNLCFTVSLRAAAYGVRVPDGIMAAYPATMLQSTASPSRLLSLMDPLLPLSVLCKCVSAYAGGEIEDLSDSDQKALGVMGLVQRDTALLLRDLRLSASSWLNSFLELRHKSHPKSVSMAEPMRRSVSEAALAQPEDPRGTDPLKSLTLHDLNLRGSTETSNTSELSLSAETLGPSTPSDVNFLLGPEGAQEEAEARDELNSKNRSRGINASFPEGFHPRRSSQGPTRMPLYSSPIAKNPFMSPLLAPDSMLQSLPPVHIVACALDPILDDSVMFARRLRNLGKPVTLRVVEDLPHGFLSLASLCQETRQAAALCVERIRLVLSPPGPAPPRPV
- the LIPE gene encoding hormone-sensitive lipase isoform X2, which produces MSHSPPVQKSQPGGSSEEAWRTSRLMHSMDLRTMTQSLVTLAEDNMAFFLSQGPGETARRLSSVFAGVREQALGLEPTLGHLLGVAHLFDLDAETPANGYRSLVHTARCCLGHLLHKSRYVASNRRSIFFRASHNLAELEAYLAALTQLRALAYYAQRLLATNQPGSLFFDGDEGLTTDFLREYITLHKGCFYGRCLGFQFTPAIRPFLQTLSIGLVSFGEHYKRNETGLSVAASSLFTSGRFAIDPELRGAEFERITQNLDVQFWKAFWNITEMEVLSSLANIVSTTVKVSRLLSLPPEAFEMPLITDPKLTVTISPPLAHTGPGPVLVRLISYDLREGQDSEELSSLVKSEGPRSLDLRHRPQQAPRSPSLIVHIHGGGFVAQTSKSHEPYLKTWAQELGVPILSIDYSLAPEAPFPRALEECFYAYCWAVKHCTLLGSTGERICLAGDSAGGNLCFTVSLRAAAYGVRVPDGIMAAYPATMLQSTASPSRLLSLMDPLLPLSVLCKCVSAYAGGEIEDLSDSDQKALGVMGLVQRDTALLLRDLRLSASSWLNSFLELRHKSHPKSVSMAEPMRRSVSEAALAQPEDPRGTDPLKSLTLHDLNLRGSTETSNTSELSLSAETLGPSTPSDVNFLLGPEGAQEEAEARDELNSKNRSRGINASFPEGFHPRRSSQGPTRMPLYSSPIAKNPFMSPLLAPDSMLQSLPPVHIVACALDPILDDSVMFARRLRNLGKPVTLRVVEDLPHGFLSLASLCQETRQAAALCVERIRLVLSPPGPAPPRPV
- the LIPE gene encoding hormone-sensitive lipase isoform X3, with amino-acid sequence MIRKRFIISCCRKRKFRASRLMHSMDLRTMTQSLVTLAEDNMAFFLSQGPGETARRLSSVFAGVREQALGLEPTLGHLLGVAHLFDLDAETPANGYRSLVHTARCCLGHLLHKSRYVASNRRSIFFRASHNLAELEAYLAALTQLRALAYYAQRLLATNQPGSLFFDGDEGLTTDFLREYITLHKGCFYGRCLGFQFTPAIRPFLQTLSIGLVSFGEHYKRNETGLSVAASSLFTSGRFAIDPELRGAEFERITQNLDVQFWKAFWNITEMEVLSSLANIVSTTVKVSRLLSLPPEAFEMPLITDPKLTVTISPPLAHTGPGPVLVRLISYDLREGQDSEELSSLVKSEGPRSLDLRHRPQQAPRSPSLIVHIHGGGFVAQTSKSHEPYLKTWAQELGVPILSIDYSLAPEAPFPRALEECFYAYCWAVKHCTLLGSTGERICLAGDSAGGNLCFTVSLRAAAYGVRVPDGIMAAYPATMLQSTASPSRLLSLMDPLLPLSVLCKCVSAYAGGEIEDLSDSDQKALGVMGLVQRDTALLLRDLRLSASSWLNSFLELRHKSHPKSVSMAEPMRRSVSEAALAQPEDPRGTDPLKSLTLHDLNLRGSTETSNTSELSLSAETLGPSTPSDVNFLLGPEGAQEEAEARDELNSKNRSRGINASFPEGFHPRRSSQGPTRMPLYSSPIAKNPFMSPLLAPDSMLQSLPPVHIVACALDPILDDSVMFARRLRNLGKPVTLRVVEDLPHGFLSLASLCQETRQAAALCVERIRLVLSPPGPAPPRPV
- the LIPE gene encoding hormone-sensitive lipase isoform X4, producing the protein MHSMDLRTMTQSLVTLAEDNMAFFLSQGPGETARRLSSVFAGVREQALGLEPTLGHLLGVAHLFDLDAETPANGYRSLVHTARCCLGHLLHKSRYVASNRRSIFFRASHNLAELEAYLAALTQLRALAYYAQRLLATNQPGSLFFDGDEGLTTDFLREYITLHKGCFYGRCLGFQFTPAIRPFLQTLSIGLVSFGEHYKRNETGLSVAASSLFTSGRFAIDPELRGAEFERITQNLDVQFWKAFWNITEMEVLSSLANIVSTTVKVSRLLSLPPEAFEMPLITDPKLTVTISPPLAHTGPGPVLVRLISYDLREGQDSEELSSLVKSEGPRSLDLRHRPQQAPRSPSLIVHIHGGGFVAQTSKSHEPYLKTWAQELGVPILSIDYSLAPEAPFPRALEECFYAYCWAVKHCTLLGSTGERICLAGDSAGGNLCFTVSLRAAAYGVRVPDGIMAAYPATMLQSTASPSRLLSLMDPLLPLSVLCKCVSAYAGGEIEDLSDSDQKALGVMGLVQRDTALLLRDLRLSASSWLNSFLELRHKSHPKSVSMAEPMRRSVSEAALAQPEDPRGTDPLKSLTLHDLNLRGSTETSNTSELSLSAETLGPSTPSDVNFLLGPEGAQEEAEARDELNSKNRSRGINASFPEGFHPRRSSQGPTRMPLYSSPIAKNPFMSPLLAPDSMLQSLPPVHIVACALDPILDDSVMFARRLRNLGKPVTLRVVEDLPHGFLSLASLCQETRQAAALCVERIRLVLSPPGPAPPRPV
- the LIPE gene encoding hormone-sensitive lipase isoform X1, which produces MESAGGEGPAGATGAPASKKNKKVSKSRSRRQWRKVKTKASRLMHSMDLRTMTQSLVTLAEDNMAFFLSQGPGETARRLSSVFAGVREQALGLEPTLGHLLGVAHLFDLDAETPANGYRSLVHTARCCLGHLLHKSRYVASNRRSIFFRASHNLAELEAYLAALTQLRALAYYAQRLLATNQPGSLFFDGDEGLTTDFLREYITLHKGCFYGRCLGFQFTPAIRPFLQTLSIGLVSFGEHYKRNETGLSVAASSLFTSGRFAIDPELRGAEFERITQNLDVQFWKAFWNITEMEVLSSLANIVSTTVKVSRLLSLPPEAFEMPLITDPKLTVTISPPLAHTGPGPVLVRLISYDLREGQDSEELSSLVKSEGPRSLDLRHRPQQAPRSPSLIVHIHGGGFVAQTSKSHEPYLKTWAQELGVPILSIDYSLAPEAPFPRALEECFYAYCWAVKHCTLLGSTGERICLAGDSAGGNLCFTVSLRAAAYGVRVPDGIMAAYPATMLQSTASPSRLLSLMDPLLPLSVLCKCVSAYAGGEIEDLSDSDQKALGVMGLVQRDTALLLRDLRLSASSWLNSFLELRHKSHPKSVSMAEPMRRSVSEAALAQPEDPRGTDPLKSLTLHDLNLRGSTETSNTSELSLSAETLGPSTPSDVNFLLGPEGAQEEAEARDELNSKNRSRGINASFPEGFHPRRSSQGPTRMPLYSSPIAKNPFMSPLLAPDSMLQSLPPVHIVACALDPILDDSVMFARRLRNLGKPVTLRVVEDLPHGFLSLASLCQETRQAAALCVERIRLVLSPPGPAPPRPV